NNNNNNNNNNNNNNNNNNNNNNNNNNNNNNNNNNNNNNNNNNNNNNNNNNNNNNNNNNNNNNNNNNNNNNNNNNNNNNNNNNNNNNNNNNNNNNNNNNNNNNNNNNNNNNNNNNNNNNNNNNNNNNNNNNNNNNNNNNNNNNNNNNNNNNNNNNNNNNNNNNNNNNNNNNNNNNNNNNNNNNNNNNNNNNNNNNNNNNNNNNNNNNNNNNNNNNNNNNNNNNNNNNNNNNNNNNNNNNNNNNNNNNNNNNNNNNNNNNNNNNNNNNNNNNNNNNNNNNNNNNNNNNNNNNNNNNNNNNNNNNNNNNNNNNNNNNNNNNNNNNNNNNNNNNNNNNNNNNNNNNNNNacaaaacatttttttagttttaggtACCTATTTGTGTGAAAAACACAAACACCAGCACAAATGATTATTCTCCTTTTTATTGAGCAAGAATATCGAAATGTTTTAAGaatatatctatctatctatctatatatacacTCCGGAAGCAAAATTGCAATTTTATCTTCACAaacatcttcatcaattttttgGGGTACAATCAGaaagcaataataaattttagtgCATATATCTAAGCCACAAGAACTTGTAATTCACAAAAATAACCAATATCAAAGAGctacatatttaaaaataaaaagaaaaatacaaataaaaatcctaaatcaCAGAAGGTATTTGTAAAGTTTGATCATTAGACCAAGCATGAAGCTTAAACTATGTTCATTTCAAAATGTgtggagattaaaaaaaaaaaaagtgtaatCCATAAATGCATCActtcattcaaaacaaacacgAGACATCCACCATACTTCACCTCCTATATTTATTCCACCGAAAACAAACATGGCTTAAAACAATGACCGAAAGAAAGACCATAATATCTTTCACTACTAGACCATAAAAACTACTCCCTCGTTCTTtttctgtcattttctaacatcaagaagcatttattatttttttttataaaattaccccttacactctattcaattttcttcttgaaagagaaatgtgaaaatataaattaagagtaattttgaaaaaataactaattttatataaaattttgtgaaataactaagttaactacgacagataaaaaaaaaacagagggaGTAGATTATAATGTAGTCTACCAACATTGAACTCAAGTGTTAAAACTCAGTTTCAGTGCAAATCAAACATACTTGAATTGGAAGCATACTGATAAGAAATGGAAACAGAACAGATGATAGGAGTGCAGACACAGCACTGAACCATCAAATGTTTTGGAAGGTGGACCCAAATAGGGCAGAGCCATCCATGAAGGCAAACCAAGTGGGGTGGGTTTCTCAAGTGGGATGCCAATGCAACACAGTACTAGTCTTACACTTTGGTGAATATAGGATGAACATATTTTAGATCCAAACCATCAGAGTGGAACACACTCATGAATCTCTGGTTCGTTCTAGGAGTAACAGAGTTCTTGAGATGCTGAAATGCATTTAGCACTTTGGCTCTTAATATTAAAGTTGAAGATGTCACAGCGCGGATACAAACAGAATTCATGATAGTATTACCCAACCAGGTGAATAGGTAAATATTAGTACCGTGGGAGCATGGGTGTACTGAATCAGCAGAGCACTCATTCACAGCCAGCTATGTAGATGGTTGTTGAAAGAATTCGAAAGGTGATAATGAACTGCATAAGATTTATCATAACAAAGTTTCAGAATTTTATGGTGGAAGATGGTAAAAAATGAAAGTGTTATAAAGGAGGGGTGATATGGCAGGGCAAATAGGAAAATTTACCATAGTGTCTGCAATCAGACAGAGAATTTTACTCCTTCATCATCAGTTGAAGTTCCCTTAAAAATTACGGCTTTACCCTTCTGTTCCAGTAATCTCAAAGCACGCATCAGCACGGTATGGTCAATGGCAGCAAGATCTTCAAGTAAAAAGCCAAAACACATCAAGAATAGATAAGTGAAGCTTTAAAAGAATCGTGATTCACAATCTTTGCACGTCACCTAAAGATATAATACATAACCATGAAATTCCACTGTTTATGCAAATCATGTAAAGTTCATCCATGAAATGTTCTGATTGAGAGTTGGGAAAGGctaacaagaaataaataatccatAATGTATCATCATGAACTGTCATTTAGGTTTATTAATTGGATGATTTGGTTGCACCAAAAACATTTCTAACCATCAATTCAATGACAGATCGACAAAAATGCTTTTGAAAATACGCTTAAGTCAAATTGGCATAATGGCCATGTATTCGAACAATGATCAAGCTGAACATACCAGTTCCGCGGGACTCGAATCCTGAGCGTATATCTTCAACAGTCATGACACTATCTTCAAATCCATTTTCTTTCACCTAAACGTATTTTGGGAAAAATTACTTATGAGCGATTAAAAAGCACTATTGCACAAATTTGGGCTTCAGTCTGAGTGGACATACAAAATTTACAATGTAATCAGCCCAATCTTGAATCCCCATCCAAAGGATAAGACattttttatgtcttttatCCATCCATTC
This genomic window from Dioscorea cayenensis subsp. rotundata cultivar TDr96_F1 chromosome 20, TDr96_F1_v2_PseudoChromosome.rev07_lg8_w22 25.fasta, whole genome shotgun sequence contains:
- the LOC120251682 gene encoding vacuolar protein sorting-associated protein 25-like isoform X2 codes for the protein MLSLQPVRETREKQVQLWKELILDYCRNQKVFRVGLEEDFPLFTNLVIERSLSHEAKELFLSTLVNEGRAEWMDKRHKKCLILWMGIQDWADYIVNFVKENGFEDSVMTVEDIRSGFESRGTDLAAIDHTVLMRALRLLEQKGKAVIFKGTSTDDEGVKFSV
- the LOC120251682 gene encoding vacuolar protein sorting-associated protein 25-like isoform X1 translates to MQSLGEFKLPAFFNYPPYFTLQPVRETREKQVQLWKELILDYCRNQKVFRVGLEEDFPLFTNLVIERSLSHEAKELFLSTLVNEGRAEWMDKRHKKCLILWMGIQDWADYIVNFVKENGFEDSVMTVEDIRSGFESRGTDLAAIDHTVLMRALRLLEQKGKAVIFKGTSTDDEGVKFSV